Proteins encoded together in one Sceloporus undulatus isolate JIND9_A2432 ecotype Alabama chromosome 4, SceUnd_v1.1, whole genome shotgun sequence window:
- the LOC121929124 gene encoding LOW QUALITY PROTEIN: RING finger protein 17-like (The sequence of the model RefSeq protein was modified relative to this genomic sequence to represent the inferred CDS: inserted 1 base in 1 codon; deleted 1 base in 1 codon; substituted 1 base at 1 genomic stop codon), with amino-acid sequence MSSSKESCLKNSSSLSENHVTTPKVILDFEQKVLHLRSVLTPISPLLTLRSMKEESKQTNNPDCTSILESSTLDMDFESIQHMEKSLEVAENNFERLKNMEKILQCMMRQARWGEYRTADIINMKFARLTASLNSRKQKLMAELVMNTNNYVTDLHGIKASITAKKSILEGTIKIARMLKSTSNLKSCESSNQIFRILSMTIEEEILKLDNLEKRGLLGFYMDCDXITHVSENMEEISCNVPNVPHLVSNFLEVTNMEKDFRNSALTQEYVTRQAFDDDTCIVPSLQKSDMCPEGSYTGFQERALLSIQKCGSAFPETASFPDVTIEDDQEKPTELVSYVLNPCHFYVWKVSQKKIAVRLEKILKLFCSYKSSSPSDVLELGTKIFIESKEHRMWCCAEIIELIPLQNTNKGKPCGPTKYKICDIAMMKVFLTDFGHPEVLVVSRVPNDVIVNLEQVNLEYTMTEDLYLVVRKPDLLIGTQLNDINKLALQCSLKDIIPKHSTEGWEERARTEFLRMVNNKAVLMKVFKEEGGVLIVELMKPPGSKTSSDMPVSFREVLVHFDLARFHNKVCDQSENIEPLQYCLPMIPQENSPFPIVVSHINNPGDFYIQEMEQGPEFVACQSKIEEAYICEDEVGLEILCPIQGQACVAKFKDGVWYRAQVVGLPGHEEVEVKYIDLGNTTKIKVNEMRKKKDEFLAPPAMAIKCKLAHIAPCKGTDEWSSKSKDRFEELTKDQSVFCFVNEKSQDNVLVAELYDSMNVYPEVSCSVNSILVKEDLVSYIESSIKRTTKPPNEVWDLSFEEICKTKKKILTCGNQDLSQFADVELVCNKGLQVSINHIISPSRIFVHIMSLEPILESLQARMTATYSDSKSEKNTWTVDMHCAXYIEDLNQWQRGQISRIVFENSVEVNKVIKIKRKKESATLSNWEAK; translated from the exons ATGAGCTCTTCCAAAGAGTCATGCCTTAAGAATTCAAGCAGCCTCAGTGAAAATCATGTCACCACTCCAAAagtgattttggattttgaacaAAAGGTTCTTCATCTAAGGAGTGTGTTAACACCAAtaagcccattactgaccctaagGAGT ATGAAAGAGGAAAGTAAACAAACCAACAATCCTGATTGTACTTCAATTTTGGAGAGTTCTACACTGGATATGGACTTCGAAAGTATTCAGCACATGGAAAAATCTTTGgaagtagcagaaaacaactttgAACGTTTAAAGAATATGGAGAAGATCCTTCAATGTATGATGAGACAAGCAAGGTGGGGAGAATACAGGACTGCAGATATTATAAATATGAAGTTTGCACGCTTGACTGCTTCTTTAAATTCAAGGAAACAGAAACTAATGGCGGAGTTGGTAATGAACACCAATAACTATGTAACTGATCTGCATGGTATCAAAGCTTCAATTACAGcaaaaaaaagcattttggaaGGTACCATAAAGATAGCAAGGATGTTGAAATCAACGAGTAACTTAAAGTCTTGTGAAAGTTCAAATCAGATTTTCAGGATTCTGAGCATGACAATTGAGGAAGAAATCTTAAAACTAGATAATCTGGAAAAAAGAGGACTTTTAGGTTTTTACATGGATTGTGATTAGATTACTCATGTGTCGGAAAACATGGAGGAAATTTCCTGTAATGTCCCTAATGTGCCCCATCTTGTAAGCAATTTTCTAGAAGTGACCAATATGGAAAAGGATTTCAGAAACAGTGCTCTAACTCAAGAATATGTAACACGTCAAGCATTTGATGATGACACTTGTATAGTTCCTTCCCTTCAAAAATCTGATATGTGTCCTGAAGGAAGTTACACTGGGTTCCAAGAGAGGGCTCTGTTATCCATCCAGAAATGTGGTAGTGCTTTTCCAGAAACAGCATCCTTCCCAGATGTCACAATTGAAGATGATCAAGAAAAACCTACTGAATTAGTCAGCTATGTTCTAAATCCTTGCCATTTCTATGTTTGGAAAGTTTCACAAAAGAAAATTGCAGTTCGTTTGGAAAAAATTCTGAAGCTGTTTTGTAGTTATAAAAGTTCATCCCCTAGTGATGTTTTGGAACTCGGTACTAAAATCTTCATTGAAAGCAAAGAACATAGAATGTGGTGttgtgcagaaataattgagCTAATTCCACTGCAGAATACAAATAAGGGAAAACCCTGTGGTCCAACTAAATACAAAATTTGTGATATTGCAATGATGAAAGTATTTCTTACAGATTTTGGGCATCCAGAAGTTTTAGTTGTTTCAAGAGTACCTAATGACGTCATTGTGAATCTAGAACAAGTCAATTTAGAATATACAATGACTGAAGATTTATATTTAGTTGTAAGGAAACCTGATTTATTGATTGGTACACAACTTAATGATATAAATAAGTTAGCATTGCAATGTTCCTTGAAGGACATCATTCCCAAACATTCAACTGAAGGTTGGGAGGAAAGAGCAAGGACAGAATTTCTAAGAATGGTAAATAACAAAGCTGTTTTAATGAAAGTGTTCAAAGAAGAAGGTGGCGTGCTTATTGTAGAACTGATGAAACCTCCAGGAAGCAAGACAAGTAGTGACATGCCAGTATCCTTCAGAGAAGTTTTGGTACATTTTGATTTAGCAAGATTTCACAATAAAGTTTGTGATCAGAGTGAAAATATTGAACCATTGCAGTACTGTCTGCCTATGATACCACAAGAAAATTCACCATTTCCCATTGTTGTTAGTCATATCAATAATCCTGGTGACTTTTACATTCAAGAGATGGAACAAGGCCCAGAATTTGTAGCATGTCAAAGCAAAATTGAGGAAGCATATATATGTGAAGATGAAGTTGGCTTGGAAATCCTCTGCCCAATACAAGGTCAAGCATGTGTAGCAAAATTTAAAGATGGAGTATGGTACAGAGCACAGGTAGTTGGATTGCCAGGCCATGAAGAAGTTGAAGTTAAATACATTGACTTAGGCAATACTACTAAAATAAAAGTGAATGAAATgcgt aaaaaaaaagatgagttTTTAGCTCCTCCAGCAATGGCAATCAAATGCAAGTTGGCTCATATTGCACCATGTAAAGGAACAGATGAATGGAGTAGTAAATCAAAGGACAGATTTGAAGAACTGACCAAAGATCAatctgtgttttgctttgttaatgAGAAATCTCAAGATAATGTACTGGTCGCTGAGCTCTATGATAGCATGAATGTATACCCTGAGGTGTCTTGTAGTGTTAACAGCATTTTGGTTAAAGAAGACTTGGTTTCTTACATAGAAAGTAGTATCAAAAGGACTACCAAGCCTCCTAATGAAGTATGGGATCTGTcttttgaagaaatttgcaaaacaaagaaaaagatattAACATGTGGAAATCAAGACTTGTCACAGTTTGCAGATGTGGAATTAGTCTGTAACAAAGGATTGCAAGTGAGCATTAATCATATTATATCACCAAGCAGGATCTTTGTTCATATTATGTCATTAGAACCAATTCTGGAAAGTTTACAGGCGAGGATGACTGCTACTTACTCAGATTCTAAGAGTGAAAAAAATACCTGGACAGTTGATATGCATTGTG CTTACATAGAGGATCTGAATCAATGGCAAAGAGGCCAGATCAGCAGGATTGTTTTTGAAAACAGTGTTGAGGTAAATAAAGTCataaaaatcaaaagaaagaaagaaagtgcaacgCTGTCTAACTGGGAAGCCAAATGA